Proteins from a single region of Campylobacter sp. RM16704:
- a CDS encoding two-partner secretion domain-containing protein, which produces MKTTKLTHHIILSGITVSLLFSPLMALPSGGKFTHGTTGSININGNTMNINGHKVSSVIQWGGGFSINQGESVNFGGSNKNYLNIAHGTSKSTIAGLLNANGNNVFLINPNGVIITKTGTINANRFVVSTSSLNNADYTTFKNLTYENAHTFSPVFKPNKLGNVVNMGNINADKVLLIGNKVDIQGGKLGNVNSTTHLVGNNVYIDADSANLNSTINVTAIQNGYIQRQMNKFANDNYNFGNYTNIQNTNYTETNGQTHNGSNNFKKVLTIGNMENEKANATEWFYFAKGWNEYIGDTQSVDEFRLVGNVDFSGNKGQGVEGRDWQNYANYCLNGLGCTSMIVTSFAKTFDGQGYTLKNINIDTTSLSNKPDNVGIFGSTNNATIKNINVDYMGGGIRANGGNYVGGFAGQIYGSNLAISNISLNNIGSISTIGNDNGGLAGGFAGRADSGTFSNISLNNIGSISSRGVYDHDFIIAGGFAGRTDSGTYTNISLNNIGNISSNSSGLDGDFAGGFAGQATDGTFSNISLSNIGNISTSGANWNNYVGGFAGQASGTFSNISLNNIGNISSRGNDISFAGGFAGDAGGTFSNISLNNIGDISSSGGNGGNGEFGRSQAGGFAGEASGTFTNISLNNIGNISTSSRGNGNYIYAGGFAGEADSDSIFKNIYVFFNPNMSISASGGNYNYAGKFFGKGYFTGTNPDNIHIYHHTNDLTNATYDQNYWGNTNDKIQIHTYTDKNQAYNQFKQQDNTIARPIVQLPSITPPSNPSTPTNPDVILGSDDVISANDLNTWLGEILAGNYWIDINDLSSIKGISEELKQSISFLEALYGQEGMKEILEGFGNDYKTNYRNYQRFATNKANLLAFINDKLKPLVKQSNKAFIDLKTAQEQLKTAIAKYNDYVKKVNENPSLKNDATLNSLKAEVDRLNNLSKELFASINDNQELLQTWQSKTSTDSNNHFKIKGEFKNLALLTPNLDEVIVNGNENEDYKKVSRQVANAQKQTPTFEYEENEKEEVEETALMQKGKICIVSDNFKTMNPCVTGSF; this is translated from the coding sequence ATGAAAACAACAAAACTAACTCATCATATTATACTTTCAGGTATAACAGTATCTTTACTTTTTTCTCCACTAATGGCTTTACCTAGTGGAGGTAAATTTACTCATGGAACAACAGGTAGTATAAACATTAATGGTAATACTATGAATATTAATGGTCATAAAGTTAGTTCTGTCATTCAATGGGGTGGTGGATTTAGTATTAATCAAGGTGAGAGTGTAAATTTTGGAGGAAGCAATAAAAACTATCTAAACATTGCTCATGGAACAAGTAAATCTACTATAGCTGGTTTATTAAATGCTAATGGTAATAATGTATTTTTAATCAATCCTAATGGAGTAATCATTACTAAAACAGGAACTATCAATGCTAATCGCTTTGTGGTTTCTACTTCATCTTTAAATAATGCAGATTATACAACATTTAAAAATTTAACTTATGAAAATGCTCATACTTTCTCACCTGTATTTAAACCTAATAAATTAGGTAATGTAGTTAATATGGGTAATATTAATGCAGATAAAGTATTGCTTATAGGTAATAAAGTAGATATACAAGGTGGTAAGCTAGGTAATGTTAATTCTACTACACATTTAGTAGGAAATAATGTATATATAGATGCAGATAGTGCTAATTTAAATTCAACTATAAATGTAACAGCTATACAAAATGGTTACATACAAAGACAAATGAATAAATTTGCTAATGATAATTATAATTTTGGAAATTACACCAATATACAAAATACAAACTATACAGAAACTAACGGACAAACTCATAATGGAAGTAATAACTTCAAAAAAGTCCTAACTATAGGTAATATGGAAAATGAAAAAGCTAATGCTACAGAATGGTTTTACTTTGCTAAAGGGTGGAATGAATATATAGGTGATACACAAAGTGTTGATGAGTTTAGATTAGTAGGGAATGTGGATTTTAGTGGTAACAAAGGACAAGGAGTAGAAGGTAGAGACTGGCAAAACTATGCTAATTATTGTTTAAATGGTTTAGGTTGTACTTCTATGATAGTTACTTCTTTTGCTAAAACCTTTGATGGACAAGGCTATACTTTAAAAAATATCAATATAGACACAACTTCTTTAAGTAATAAGCCCGACAATGTTGGTATATTTGGTTCTACTAATAATGCTACTATTAAAAATATTAATGTAGATTATATGGGTGGTGGTATAAGGGCTAATGGTGGTAACTATGTTGGTGGTTTTGCCGGTCAGATTTATGGTAGTAATCTAGCTATTAGCAATATTTCTTTAAATAATATAGGTAGTATTAGTACTATTGGTAATGATAATGGTGGTTTAGCCGGCGGTTTTGCTGGTAGGGCTGATAGTGGAACCTTTAGCAATATTTCTTTAAATAATATAGGTAGTATTAGTAGTAGGGGTGTTTATGATCACGATTTTATCATTGCCGGCGGTTTTGCTGGTCGGACTGATAGTGGAACTTATACTAATATTTCTTTAAATAATATAGGGAATATTAGTAGTAATAGTAGTGGTCTTGATGGTGACTTTGCCGGCGGTTTTGCTGGTCAGGCTACTGATGGAACCTTTAGCAATATTTCTTTAAGCAATATAGGGAATATTAGTACTAGTGGTGCTAATTGGAATAACTATGTTGGTGGTTTTGCTGGTCAGGCTAGTGGAACCTTTAGTAATATTTCTTTAAATAATATAGGGAATATTAGTAGTAGAGGTAATGATATTAGCTTTGCTGGTGGTTTTGCTGGTGATGCTGGTGGAACCTTTAGCAATATTTCTTTAAACAATATAGGGGATATTAGCAGTAGTGGTGGTAATGGTGGTAATGGTGAATTTGGCCGTAGCCAAGCTGGCGGTTTCGCTGGTGAGGCTAGTGGAACCTTTACCAATATCTCTTTAAATAATATAGGGAATATTAGTACTAGTAGTAGGGGTAATGGTAATTATATCTATGCTGGTGGTTTTGCTGGTGAAGCTGATAGTGATTCTATCTTCAAAAACATTTATGTATTTTTTAATCCCAATATGAGTATAAGTGCAAGTGGTGGTAATTATAATTATGCAGGTAAATTCTTTGGTAAAGGTTATTTTACTGGTACTAATCCTGACAATATCCATATCTATCATCATACAAATGATTTAACTAATGCAACATACGATCAAAACTACTGGGGTAATACCAATGATAAAATCCAAATTCACACTTATACAGATAAAAACCAAGCCTACAATCAATTCAAACAACAAGATAACACCATAGCAAGACCTATAGTGCAACTTCCTAGTATAACCCCACCATCTAATCCATCTACCCCAACTAATCCTGATGTAATCTTAGGTAGTGATGATGTAATTAGTGCAAATGATTTAAATACTTGGTTAGGAGAAATTCTTGCAGGTAATTACTGGATAGATATAAATGATCTTAGTTCAATCAAAGGAATAAGTGAAGAACTAAAACAAAGTATATCTTTCCTAGAAGCCTTATATGGTCAAGAAGGTATGAAAGAAATACTAGAAGGTTTTGGTAATGACTATAAAACAAATTATAGAAATTATCAAAGATTTGCTACAAATAAGGCAAATCTTTTAGCCTTTATCAATGATAAATTAAAACCTTTAGTCAAACAATCTAACAAAGCCTTTATAGATTTAAAAACAGCTCAAGAACAATTAAAAACAGCTATAGCTAAATATAATGACTATGTTAAAAAAGTCAATGAAAATCCTAGCTTAAAAAATGATGCAACTTTAAATTCTTTAAAAGCTGAAGTAGATAGATTAAACAATCTTAGTAAAGAACTTTTTGCTAGTATAAATGATAATCAAGAATTATTACAAACTTGGCAAAGCAAAACAAGCACTGATTCAAATAATCACTTTAAAATAAAAGGTGAGTTTAAAAACTTAGCCTTACTTACACCTAATTTAGATGAAGTAATAGTTAATGGTAATGAAAATGAAGACTATAAAAAAGTATCACGCCAAGTAGCTAATGCTCAAAAACAAACACCTACTTTTGAATATGAAGAAAACGAAAAAGAAGAAGTAGAAGAAACAGCCCTAATGCAAAAAGGAAAGATTTGTATAGTAAGTGATAATTTTAAAACTATGAATCCTTGTGTTACTGGAAGTTTTTAA